The Pan paniscus chromosome 15, NHGRI_mPanPan1-v2.0_pri, whole genome shotgun sequence genome includes a window with the following:
- the RPL10L gene encoding ribosomal protein uL16-like yields MHRRRYCVAMGRRPACCYRYCKNKPYPKSRFCRGVPDAKIRIFDLGRKKAKVDEFPLCGHMVSDEYEQLSSEALEAARICANKYMVKSCGRDGFHMRVRLHPFHVIRINKMLSCAGADRLQTGMRGAFGKPQGTVARVHIGQVIMSIRTKLQNKEHVIEALRRAKFKFPGHQKIHISKKWGFTKFNADEFEDMVAKKCLIPDGCGVKYVPSHGPLDKWRVLHS; encoded by the coding sequence ATGCACCGCCGACGTTACTGTGTCGCCATGGGCCGCCGTCCAGCTTGCTGTTACCGGTATTGTAAGAACAAGCCATACCCAAAATCTCGTTTCTGCCGAGGGGTTCCTGATGCCAAGATCCGCATCTTTGACCTGGGTAGAAAGAAGGCAAAAGTGGATGAGTTCCCACTCTGTGGCCACATGGTGTCTGATGAATATGAGCAGCTGTCTTCTGAAGCCCTGGAGGCCGCCCGTATTTGTGCCAACAAATACATGGTGAAAAGTTGTGGCAGAGATGGCTTTCACATGCGAGTGCGGCTCCATCCCTTCCATGTCATCCGCATCAACAAGATGTTGTCCTGTGCTGGGGCTGACAGGCTCCAGACAGGTATGCGAGGTGCCTTTGGAAAACCCCAGGGTACTGTAGCCCGGGTCCACATTGGTCAAGTCATCATGTCCATCCGCACCAAGCTTCAGAACAAGGAGCATGTGATTGAAGCCTTGCGCAGGGCCAAGTTCAAGTTCCCTGGACACCAGAAGATTCATATCTCCAAGAAGTGGGGCTTCACGAAGTTTAATGCTGACGAATTTGAAGACATGGTGGCCAAGAAGTGCCTCATCCCTGATGGTTGTGGAGTCAAGTACGTTCCCAGTCATGGCCCCTTGGACAAGTGGCGGGTTCTGCACTCATGA